Proteins from a genomic interval of Verrucomicrobium sp.:
- a CDS encoding DUF2092 domain-containing protein, with the protein MKTKTSLKSAVLFLILLSGTALPAAAAPPPSAEEILAACSAFYGKLEGFQVHVESAQNTQSPDPTLGIMAVDRDRGFFCAMARPNKIALIGANGAAQGNFFISDGKTVATYRAFNHEYTSHPAPPKLSPLVTDHDTAAVISTFPNYLPLLTGADIAHESPHRPGWTYIGDETVAGQPAHHLRAVHDFFTQDLWIAAGEKPLLLKAAQTSSTPQKGASTPHTSVSTDTFSGWETDLPPPETFAIHRPADAVEGALFPGTETEPPPDLLNQPAPAFALKDLDGNAVSLASLKGRVVVLDFGPIRHPIFHKALPYIYEKAGALQDKGVVFYAVNGWFEADKIRPFLEDNGFSVPFLIDANQAVTKSYLAIPQSQVFLIDREGVIRAIYSNSRAATEPRFESDLEDLLAGKTLPPPLPPRPVHFPADRVVREEHKTSVQFLPPGKTPGTFAFSYSGAVATQQPVFPVTARVIIPGGKAVATLSVPDANPYTLTADLAPGSYWFELLPDKNSPYLDVIVNQLFIDGKGAATTTPNGLPWKGQFDRKIIPLNPAPSTVVSETRPVLKWEAVPGAVRYDVSAFAVEPGHSEHLFHHISANAAPEYAFPVDVLPNRKYEWSVWASDAGQRPIAQLTDYFFTPGGPERFAQAKPAGPQAMVGLHCSPTAQGWQVDMVTPGGPAITAGVLPQDILTRVNDQPLLNVKAWQEFTDMIHKLPIGQPAAFVLLRDGVEKTVQITPVASL; encoded by the coding sequence CGGGACAGGGGGTTCTTTTGCGCGATGGCCCGCCCCAACAAAATTGCCCTAATCGGCGCAAACGGCGCCGCCCAAGGCAACTTTTTCATCAGCGACGGCAAAACCGTCGCCACCTACAGGGCCTTCAACCACGAGTACACCTCCCATCCCGCGCCGCCGAAGCTCTCCCCCCTCGTGACAGATCACGACACCGCGGCCGTCATCAGCACCTTTCCCAACTACCTTCCTCTCCTAACCGGCGCCGATATCGCCCATGAATCCCCGCATCGCCCCGGGTGGACATACATCGGCGATGAAACGGTGGCCGGGCAGCCGGCACACCACCTGCGCGCCGTCCACGACTTTTTTACGCAGGACCTCTGGATCGCCGCAGGGGAAAAACCCCTCCTTCTCAAGGCGGCGCAGACCTCTTCGACCCCGCAGAAAGGAGCGTCCACGCCCCACACCAGCGTTTCCACCGATACGTTCTCCGGCTGGGAAACCGATCTCCCTCCTCCCGAAACCTTCGCGATTCACCGGCCCGCCGACGCGGTCGAGGGCGCCCTCTTTCCCGGCACGGAAACCGAGCCGCCCCCCGACCTGCTAAACCAGCCCGCTCCGGCCTTCGCGCTGAAAGACCTGGACGGCAACGCCGTTTCCCTCGCCTCGCTGAAAGGCCGGGTCGTCGTCCTCGACTTCGGGCCCATCCGCCATCCCATCTTCCACAAGGCGCTTCCCTACATCTACGAAAAAGCGGGCGCGCTGCAGGACAAAGGCGTCGTCTTTTACGCCGTCAACGGCTGGTTCGAGGCCGACAAGATCCGCCCCTTTCTCGAGGACAACGGGTTTTCCGTCCCCTTCCTGATCGACGCCAATCAAGCCGTCACCAAAAGCTACCTGGCGATCCCGCAGTCCCAGGTTTTCCTGATCGACCGCGAAGGAGTGATCCGGGCCATCTACAGCAACTCCCGCGCCGCCACGGAGCCCCGCTTTGAAAGCGACCTTGAAGACCTCCTTGCGGGCAAAACCCTTCCTCCACCACTGCCGCCTCGCCCCGTCCACTTCCCGGCGGACCGCGTCGTGCGCGAGGAACACAAAACATCGGTCCAGTTTCTGCCTCCAGGGAAAACCCCCGGCACCTTCGCCTTCTCTTATTCCGGCGCAGTCGCCACCCAACAGCCGGTTTTCCCCGTCACCGCCAGGGTGATAATTCCCGGCGGGAAAGCCGTCGCGACCCTTTCCGTTCCGGACGCGAATCCCTACACCCTCACCGCCGACCTGGCCCCCGGCAGCTACTGGTTTGAGCTGCTTCCCGACAAGAACTCCCCATATCTGGACGTCATCGTAAACCAGCTCTTCATCGACGGAAAAGGCGCCGCGACGACGACTCCGAACGGGCTGCCTTGGAAGGGCCAGTTCGACAGAAAAATCATCCCGCTGAATCCCGCCCCTTCAACTGTCGTGTCCGAAACGCGGCCCGTCCTGAAGTGGGAAGCGGTTCCCGGCGCCGTTCGCTACGACGTCAGCGCCTTTGCGGTCGAGCCCGGCCACTCCGAGCATCTGTTCCACCACATCAGCGCGAACGCGGCTCCGGAATACGCCTTTCCGGTCGACGTGCTGCCGAATAGAAAATACGAATGGAGCGTATGGGCCTCCGATGCGGGCCAGCGCCCGATCGCCCAGCTTACAGACTATTTCTTCACCCCCGGCGGCCCGGAGCGCTTCGCCCAGGCCAAGCCGGCCGGGCCGCAGGCCATGGTCGGGCTCCATTGCAGCCCGACCGCCCAAGGATGGCAGGTCGATATGGTTACGCCCGGCGGTCCGGCGATCACCGCAGGCGTTCTTCCCCAAGACATCCTCACTCGGGTCAACGACCAGCCCCTTCTAAACGTAAAAGCCTGGCAGGAGTTCACCGACATGATCCACAAGCTGCCGATCGGCCAGCCCGCGGCCTTTGTCCTTCTCCGGGATGGCGTAGAGAAGACCGTCCAAATTACGCCGGTGGCCAGCCTATAG